In the genome of Dromiciops gliroides isolate mDroGli1 chromosome 1, mDroGli1.pri, whole genome shotgun sequence, the window ctgcttctttgtaacttctgtCCTCTGCTCTGAGACCCTCTGGAGCCACACAGAATAAATTTAATCCATCTTCTGCTTGATAGTCCTATAAACATTTGAAGACAACTACGATATCTTTCTCCgagtcttctctttttcaggctaaACATTCTTTGTATGAAGGTTTCCAGATCCCTCACTATCCTGTATGCACTCCATTGTATGTTAATGTCCCTCTTAAAATGTGTTACtattaatttacatatatatatatatatatatacacacacacacacaggcatatacatataaacatatacatatatccatatatagggtgggccaaaagtcacaaaggggtttcaatatttaataactcctttattttttgtttttaatttaaaatatcatggcatcatatacagtatgagaggaaataaaggaaaaataattttcaaaaagttatgaaaacatcagaccccttttcatgacttttggcccaccttgggtatgtgtatatatacacatatatacatattcatatacatgtatatgtgtgtgtataaattaaaCACATTCGCTCAAATGGGTTGTGACCAGGAAAGAGTCTAATGGGACTGGTCACCACGTTGCTATTAACACAGTCTAAGAGACTCAACTTTTTTGACAAGTACATCACCCTGGTCCTAAGCATTAAGCTGACCAGCGTTAAAATTCCCAGATCTTTTGTATATAAACTGTCTCATCAGGTCTTTCCCTATCCTACACTTCTACCATTGACTTAAACAACTTAAGGGcaggactttatatttatacctGTTCCATTTCATTGTCTTAGTGTTTATTCATCACATGAGATGGGCCTGCTGAGACATTTTTGAATTTTGACTGTCATTCAGTGTATCAGACCTCCTTCCCAGCTGTGTTAGCTGAAGATGTGATAAACATGCTTTCTCTGACTTTTCTAAAACTTGATAAAAATATGGGCAGAGCCCAGAAGCCATCATGAAAGGCATCCCTCAAGGGTgacatcatagaatcacagacatGGAGCCAGAAGGTacctttaaaggtcatctagtccaagcctttATTTTGGGAGAcatggaaactgagacacagagagattaagtgattggcccaaagtcacagagtggCAGAAAAAGGATTTAGGACGCGTGACTACAATTGCAGCACTCTTACAAACTGTCAATCACAcaaaaaacatataaagaacttaCTGTCAGGCAATGTACTAAGCtacagggatacaaaaaagggcaaaaacagcccctgccctgaaagagttcacattctaatggagaaaacataaatggagaaaatgtaaataactagtatatatacatacatacacacatatatatacacatacatacatacacacacacatataaataaaatatacatccacacatatgtgtgtacacaagtataacatatatatggggaaggagaggaagagacagagataggaaagtactttgggggtaggggggaatTCCtacacaggtgggatttgaagatttttttttttaataaatttttttttcttttcacactGCTAAAATTTCTTccactattccttcctctccacctTGACAGTCATCCcatataagaatattttttaaagaaaaagaagggaaaaaaaatcaacaaaactgatCAAATATATGTAAATGTCCCACATCGACCAACCTCCCACCTCTCTTTGAGGTcatgtttgttctttgtaattgtgtagtatttaattttcattgttttgcATTGGTTGTTCTCTCCATTTATATTGTCACAGATATTGTGTATATTGtatttttggttctgcttacttcactctgcatcataccatgtaaatctttccatgcttctttacATTCAACATaactgccatttctttctttttgttttggtggggcaatgagggtcaagtgacttgcccagggtcacacagctagtaagtgtcaagtgtctgaggccggatttgaactcaagtcctcctgaatccagggccggtgctctatccactgtgccatctagctgcccccataactgcTGTTTCTTATAGTACACTGATATGCCATGACATTAATGTAACACAGATTGTTAAGCCACTCCCCAATCTTTGGGCATtttgttcccagttctttgctatcacaaaaagtattGCTATATTTTGGTGTATAAAGGGATTCTCTTCTTACCAGTGATCTATTTGGCTATGTAAACaacagtggaatctctgggttaaAGGAAATgggctgttggttttttttaaacaagactgggtttctctccatctcctccaGGCTGGCGGTATAGGGGCTTTTTATGGGCCCAATCCCACCACTATTCAAGCATGGGAGCTCCATTTCTGACCCAGGATAATTTGCCCCTCTTCAGACAACTTGGTGGTCTCCTACTCCCAGAAGCTCGCCATATTGATGTTGGACCCCTAATGGTCATAGCCCACTGAAGCTCAAAACTCTTGAGCTCAAGAGATCTGCCAGCCTCAGCCTTCCTGGGTGCCGGGATTACAGGAGCATGCTCCTGTGAGTGGCTTAGCCTTAAAGCATTACtggaattctaagaggtaaaggtgagggaagagaacattccaagcaGGGGGGATAGTCAATGCAAAGAAATGAAGACTGGTTGTGTGTGGAGGTAGGCCAGTGCAGCTGGATTTTAGATTGTGTATGTGATGGCGGTAGGGGTAAAGGATGAAGCGGGGAGGTATGAAGGGCCCAGGCTATCATGGCAAATAGgaaactttatatttgattctagagttaATGAGGAGACACTGAAATTTACTAAAATAGCTGACATGGTCATACGTACTTTAGATAAATCACTTTGGCTGCTGAGTAGAAAGTGAATctgagtggggaaagacttgaggcaaggtgAGCAATGAGAAGCTTATCACAGTAGTTCAAACATATGGTGGTAAGGATCTGGAAGAGGCGCTGGTTTGTGTGCACAGAAAAGGGGATCTATACAAAAGATGTTGGGAAGCAAGGTAGAAATAAGATTTGGCAGCAGACTGAGTATGTGGAGTGAGAAGAGTTGAGAATAACACTGAAGGTATGAACATGGTGACTGAGGGGATGGTAGCTATATTCATGACAATAACAGGGGAGTCCAGAAAAGTAGATGAGCTtgtggaggaaagagaagagacaatgagttctcttttgggcATAGTGTGTTTGAGATGCCAGACAATCTTCGACGTTTAGAAAGCAGATGATGATGTAGGACTGGAGCTCAAGAGTGACATGGGCTAGACAGACAGTTCTAGaattcatctgcatagagatgttAATTAAACTCTCTgcaactgatgagatcactgtaACACACTGCCTCCCATCAATCGATGAATTAATATTCTTTGGATACAGTTGCTTTGCTATGAATTCACCCAACCATCCACTCCATTTTTCTCTATACTCTCCACAAAGATAACAAGAAAGACTGTCATGTTGAAATCAAAATATACTATGTCTTTGGCACTTCTCTTATATCCCATTATGAAACCAACACTGAGTCAAATTGAGAGAATGTTCTTTCATCTTGCTACACAACAGTCTTCTGCTTCAGGAAGGAGGTACCACTGAATTGATTCTGTTGTTCTCCCCCACTTTGACTGTCTATAGCATTTCCTGCCATCTTGATAGAATTATACACTGTCTCTTGAATTTCTGATAGCTTCATGTGAATGTCCTTTTCTCGTCCCCCAAAGTTTTAAGTTTCTTCAGAGCACAGACTGTATCATTTACTTATTTTGTAATGCCCCAAACTGCATGGCATCTAAGTACTTGATACTTATTACACAGAACTGTAATTAATAGtcacacccccaccccaatcctaaACTGATTGCAGTATGATGTTCAATCTAACAGAGATAATGCCCCAGTCCCCTTCTGGTGATTATTCACAGATAAGATGGTACATTCACTAGGCATCGTAAAGCATCCTCTGCCACAAGAGAGAATGTTCACTTGCTAGGAAATACAGCTTCATAACTCCCATTTTTCTTCACCCATAGGAGGGATGCATCTTAGGCCCCTTTACCCAAATCTTTGGGGATGCCTATTATTCCTACATTTGGGCTGCTCTCCTGGTCCATGATGAATCTGAGGCCTTCACAGCAGTTGGTTTACAAAACTGTGAACAGGCTGACAGGGTCCAAGGTAGGTACTGAAACAAGGGTGTGAAATTTAGCACCTTCACTGAGCCAGAGGGAACAACTTCACACTTGGaagtaacaggaaaaataataGCTCTGTGGCTAACAGTAAAGGCTCCTGAGGCCAAGCACATGTGCCTCTGATAAAGTTTctataataaaacaaaagcatTCACTCAATAtgaaattctgatttttttaaaaaatcacatttaattttaattaaactaATAAGGAGAGTTTGATAATAGCAATGACCCTAACTTTTGAGActgatattaagaaaaaaattaaagacaatcATGTCCTTTTTGGTGTACCTTTTAGgtaaaattataagctttatagCAATTCTGTTCTTAAATAAAATCAAAGTGAAAATTTCATACAGTTTACCAACACATTCTTGCAGTGCATTTTCTTTTAGCCCAGAATGGCTAAAGTGGGAAGGATGAGGACCATCTCCAAATAAAAACtgaattcactttttttaaacattagattgtaagatccttgagggcaaggactctttttaaaaatttgtatccctagtgcttagtacaaagcctggcacaaaataggcacttaacatttactactGACTTTTATAGAAACTACCATGTATCTTCCCCAAgttgtaggaaaaaaaatattaactgtgGGGTCCTATAAGGGTAATGGTGTATACTATGAGACCTATGCCTTTTTTAGGCACAGAGAAAGAGTACTGAGCTTAGGTCAGAATGTCTCTCCCTACAGGAACTAACTGTTCAGCAAGCTTGGAAGCTGGGATCCATCTCCAGATGCATTTCTGGGATCCCAGGGTCTTCTCTAAATCTCAAGTCATCCATTACAGCCCAAAGCAAATGTCCCACCTAGCACTCTTTTGAGACATGACCTAAGCAGGACTAGGAAGCCAAACTTGACTTGTCTCAAAACAAACTACACAGTCACtgtaattttcaaataaaatttattttgtttaaaaaataagagatttCTTTACCTGTGAAATCTAAAGATTTTATAGTTTGGAATTTgctctattttgtgtgtgtgtgtgtgtgtgtgtgtgtgtgtgtgtgtgtgtgtgtgtgtgtgtgtgtgcgcgtgcgcgtgcaCATGTGCACATGCCACCTTGGCCTTTATTAAGTCCTTATCTGTCACATGGTTTGCCTTCTTCACGTATGCTTACAGTTATAGCCTGACTTAGACAGGACTTTCAGATAACTCATGTGCACAAACAGGCCCCTGAGCCTGCTCTTGGCCAGTCTCAAGTAATCACTACAGTCCAGGAGCCCTTGAGGTGAGCTACATGCTCACCCTTTGCATATCTTTCAAGGGAAGCTCTTTCTCAGCTTTGGGATATGCCACTTCCTGAGAGGTTAGTAGCAGTCAGCTTCATTTTCTTCCAGGATTCCTACAGTGGCCAGCATATCCTGCAAGAGGGACTGAGGACTCTTCTCAATGTGGTCACTACTCTTAGCTAGTGTCCCTCGAAGTCCCTCCAAATCTACTGACCTCAGGACTTCTAGCACATCATCAGGCTCTTGGCAATCAACTCTGTCTGCAAGCCCACTGGGTTGACCCTGGTCCCTTGCCCTCCacttcctcagagttgtttccaACCAAGCAGTGTTCTGGGTTCCTAAAGATGCAGTGCAAGTTTCCCCACTCCCCTGTAGGCTGCCATGATGAGCCAGCTTGGCCTTCAGATACAGGAGGATATCACAGGACTTACGTGCCACTGGCCTGTCACAGTCACATAAGGCGCTAAATATAAACTCAAACAGTTTCACACGGCAGAGCATCTGCAGTGATTCAGTAAGCAGGGTAGACTGAGCCACTGAGGACATTTCCACAGCATAGGGGCACTCAGTCCCATGCTGCCCAAGGGTCTGAACAAGAAAGACCAAAGCCAATTCTAATCCTTGAACTCTGACCTCCCAATCTAAGTCACAACTCACAACCTGGAGCACTTTGGTTACAAATTGCTCCTTATCCTTTGACACATCTGTGTGACCTTCCCTCAGCCACTCAGTGAAAACCTGGATCACAGCTCTCCGAGGGAAGCCTTCTGAGTCAGTGGAGAGGATTTCTAGAAGCTCCAAGAACAGGCTTTTCTAGAGAGAGCAAATACAAGGAATGAGAAGGGCAAATGGGACACTGAGGCATGGTACCGAACTGGACAGATGATAGAAGTATACTTTATCTTAATGTTAAACCTCCTTTGTGCTGAACCACTCAGCTTGCTTGAAAGCAGTGAAAATGAACTCTCCTGGGTTAACTCTCGCTGCCAGAATGTACTATCTATTGACAGCTAAGTTAGATAGCAAAATAACTCTAAACAAATGGCATTCCCCTAAGGTGGAGAAGCAAGGTTTCCTTCTGTCTCCTACCTTTTCATCGTTTTTACTCTCGGTGCCAATGGGATTGGAACACAGGCCTCTGCTGGACAACTGCCCCATGGCAGTCACAGCACTTGCTCGGACGTAACTCTCTGGATCTCGGAGGAGATCCTCTGCAAGCTCTGGCACCTCCGAAGAGAGGAGAGCTTGTCTGAATCCAGCCCGCCCTGGAGATATATATCCAGCCACAAAAACAAGGTTTAATGGTCTACGCAGCCACAAGGATTCCAATGCAAACACCTTTCTGTCCTCTTAACTCCAACTGACAGcacccccccacacccacacccctGCCCCCCCAGAAAGCCATGCTGCTCTATCCTGGATCCAACCACGCAAGGCTGGCCAGATACCCACTGAGCAGCTACACACTTCCAAAGGCTGAGCTGGATGGAGTGAAGTATTCAGTCTAGGGCAGCTGCCACACCCTAGGAGGGGTGTGTTTTGACTGGAGACCAGCCTGGTATGCAATACAGGCTTGTCTGGGACCAAATGCACTGTAAGGCAGCCCTCCTCAGACACTGGAAGGTTAAAGTCCCCCTCGACACTTACCTCCCCAGTGTTTCATTAGGTGGGTGAGGAATTCCAGGGCTGAGTCCCTTACCTCCCAGCAAGGGCTACAGAGACGCTTCTGCAGTATTGGGAAGAGATCTGtccaaaaatgaaaggaaggataCAACTTAAGAGTGAGGGCTGGAGCTGCTGGCTCCTGAGCCAATATCCACATCTTCCTCTTTTTAATGCCACTGCATGCATTAGTCTTGAGTGTCCCTAGCCAATCACACTTAATGGAGGTGGGACAAGCCTACCAAAAATCAGTCACTCATTAAGCCACTCAGTAGCTGCGGTTCCTTCTCAGTTTATACCAATAGCAACTGTTTAATTACCTCTAAGGAAATGCTGGGTTTGTGGGCAGAGGTCACTGGAGGTAGAAGTTTTGGACAAACTCAGCAGCCATTTGAGTGTGGCCTGAAATGCCTTCTTCAGAACCTAGAATAGGGCAGAGAATGACTGTAAAAATCAGAGGGAGATGCTGGTCTTCTAGGCCAATCGCTAGTTAATGTTGCTTCTTTAGTATCTGCTACACCATGAGCTTTCTACAACGGCTTAAGGATAGGCTAGGTTCCCTCTCGATAAGGCAGAAGCAGTTGGATGTGAGGTTTAAAACCAAGGAAAGGCAAGGCCAAGAGCTAACACTGATCTTGCTAACAAAAAATGGGGCCACTTTTTTGCACTGGCAGATGGCACTaatgcttgccttctcactgAAAACTAGGTGACAACAGAATAGTGCAGGTTGACTAAGTTCTGTTTAACTTATTCCCATAAGTCTAGAACTTACAAACTTCGGTTATCACTTAAGCAatttggtttccccatctgtcaaacgAGGGGGCTGGGCTTTAAGACGAACCATAGGGGTCCCCTTCGAGGCCTAGATCCTATGATACAATTCCTTCTATCTGCTCACGACTGTATGGTGACTCCATACAAGCACAGGCGTGGCAGTCTTATGCAATCCAGAATGTGCTTTTAAGAAGTGATTTCACTGGAAGCAGTTTGTAAGACAAGGTTGTACCATGACCTAAGATGAATTTTCATTAGAATAtattgctggggggcagctaggtggcacagtggataaagcaccggccctggattcaggaatacctgagttcaaatccggcctcagacacttgatgcttactagctgtgtgaccctgggcaagtcacttaacccccattgcccagccaaaaaagagtaaaaaataaaatagaagatattgctgaaaattatctttaaatataactggaaaataataaaatatttctattaaaaaaaaaagaaaaagatattgctACCTGtggctttcttttccctctattcctCCATTCTGTACTTACTGTGGGACTAGAGTCTGGGCTCTTGAGGTACACCAGAAGGATCTCAACTACTCGTCTTACCAATTCACTGGGGCCTACAACAGAGAGATGAGTATGAAACCCAAAAAAGAATAGCTGCTCATGTCTATTACTTAGCATTCTGAAGTTTACACAGTACCTTACACACTGACTCACAGTCTATTAGAGTGAGGAGAAGCCTTCTccagcatctagtccaacctctttgtTTTATACAGAACTAAGCTGAGAATCAGTCTCAAGTTACTTGgacaaagtaaaaaaatgtattaagtaatGGACCCCCATAGTGATGCCTCCCAGTTCACATTCCTTCTACTACTACCTCAAACCAAATCAGTATCATCCAGAGACTCTAAATCAAACTGGTAAGTCTTAAGAAGAATATCACTGTCCACACACCAAACTAAACAAAAGCCAATTCTTTAAAAGATTACAAATGGCAGAAAGAGAGcccaagaaaaaaacattttttttaagggatTGCCTAGAGTCCACTTTGCAGGGAAGACATAAAAAACTAAACAATTAGGTTTGGACATTATTCACCTAAGATACAGCCTTGTGGAGTTTAATCGACACATTCATCCTttgtaaggaaagaaaaatctcaCTTACTTGACCCTTGAGAAAGGGTCCCCAGGAAATCAAGTGCTGATCGCTGAACTCTGAAGCAACCAATCAAGATCCCACAGAGTCTATCTCCAGTACTGGAGGCTGGGGTGGCCAGACCACTACAGAACTGTAATACTGTCATTACAGCATTGAGCAAGGGGACATGTGGCCAATCTACCAGTAAATGGCTctgaaagacaaagaagaaagactagatgtgtaaggtctaaaattctagctgtgatgtctaaaatctaatgagtggtcaccttaaattagaagctttagcaagagttaaggcttttaagtatttattaaagtgtattagaagttagcaaagagagagagagggcagaaAAAGCaaccttcatctagctatctaatcAAGCCCCAAATCCAGAACTGAAAGACCTCGCTTctctgtggcttctcccagaagccccctgtgaaacaggaaacagggctgtccacacacacagctccaagctaattggctggtaactttgatagacaagacccacaggcattagacataacttccagacaCCCATccgacctttgaaaccccagaaaggtcacctcatgctttcttttcaggccagagctcacaatgtccctcccagcagggggtgtcattccaattctcaccaccacccccccacccccgtgctTCA includes:
- the BRAT1 gene encoding BRCA1-associated ATM activator 1 isoform X2, with amino-acid sequence MHSRSSLSLSIQDCDWPVCARLIVQHIEESLRSGSVPQITQALNVLTTLFGRCHDSWTEVLWMRMNPLVGSLLEKEPLLAAHSLVDLFLSMARSPVFSHLECDLWTSSRRALHRLSPTQAGSLALGILNLKDCPQTLRTQALSILLQPLACVLRAASQPPGSPGLLDEPVNDSVITDILLSSKSSCAALLCQTLAHLEELQPLSHLLVDWPHVPLLNAVMTVLQFCSGLATPASSTGDRLCGILIGCFRVQRSALDFLGTLSQGSSPSELVRRVVEILLVYLKSPDSSPTVLKKAFQATLKWLLSLSKTSTSSDLCPQTQHFLRDLFPILQKRLCSPCWEVRDSALEFLTHLMKHWGGRAGFRQALLSSEVPELAEDLLRDPESYVRASAVTAMGQLSSRGLCSNPIGTESKNDEKKSLFLELLEILSTDSEGFPRRAVIQVFTEWLREGHTDVSKDKEQFVTKVLQVVSCDLDWEVRVQGLELALVFLVQTLGQHGTECPYAVEMSSVAQSTLLTESLQMLCRVKLFEFIFSALCDCDRPVARKSCDILLYLKAKLAHHGSLQGSGETCTASLGTQNTAWLETTLRKWRARDQGQPSGLADRVDCQEPDDVLEVLRSVDLEGLRGTLAKSSDHIEKSPQSLLQDMLATVGILEENEADCY
- the BRAT1 gene encoding BRCA1-associated ATM activator 1 isoform X1, translating into MDIECSRLLPSVCAVLVDPKQFVADDTCLEKLLDWFKTVTEAESSLLVLQENPCLTELLFHVLKLQDVNSNILSFTLRLAGIFAAHENSFQYLQQGEVLLSLFSEAGPLSRPAWEDPSVRSGWIQGVGSMVQHERAVQFLCDCGAIDVIFSLQGDPSLFVASAASQLLVHILGFTMHSRSSLSLSIQDCDWPVCARLIVQHIEESLRSGSVPQITQALNVLTTLFGRCHDSWTEVLWMRMNPLVGSLLEKEPLLAAHSLVDLFLSMARSPVFSHLECDLWTSSRRALHRLSPTQAGSLALGILNLKDCPQTLRTQALSILLQPLACVLRAASQPPGSPGLLDEPVNDSVITDILLSSKSSCAALLCQTLAHLEELQPLSHLLVDWPHVPLLNAVMTVLQFCSGLATPASSTGDRLCGILIGCFRVQRSALDFLGTLSQGSSPSELVRRVVEILLVYLKSPDSSPTVLKKAFQATLKWLLSLSKTSTSSDLCPQTQHFLRDLFPILQKRLCSPCWEVRDSALEFLTHLMKHWGGRAGFRQALLSSEVPELAEDLLRDPESYVRASAVTAMGQLSSRGLCSNPIGTESKNDEKKSLFLELLEILSTDSEGFPRRAVIQVFTEWLREGHTDVSKDKEQFVTKVLQVVSCDLDWEVRVQGLELALVFLVQTLGQHGTECPYAVEMSSVAQSTLLTESLQMLCRVKLFEFIFSALCDCDRPVARKSCDILLYLKAKLAHHGSLQGSGETCTASLGTQNTAWLETTLRKWRARDQGQPSGLADRVDCQEPDDVLEVLRSVDLEGLRGTLAKSSDHIEKSPQSLLQDMLATVGILEENEADCY